GATCAGGTAAAATCCCTGCCGCTTGACGAAGTCATCGGGGAAATCATTGACCTTCAACTGGACCATAGCGGTATTTCTATATTTGAAATCAAGGAAGAACATGTATTTTCCCGGACCAAAATTGCAAGGGGTCATCATATTTTTGCCCAAGCTAATTCCTTGGCCGTTGCGGTCATAGACGATCAGATTGCTTTGACGGCATCAGCCGAGATTAAGTATAAACGATCGGTCAAGCTGGGGGAAAAGTGTATAGCCAAAGCTTATGTAAAATCGATTTCTAAGGGGAAAGCAAACGTACAGGTGTACACTTATATTGGAGAGGAAATTGTATTTGAAGGGCGGTTCCTTATTTTCCATTCCATGAAAGAACGCCGTACAGAAGGAGGAAACTAATTTGCGTATCGTCATAGATGCCATGGGCGGAGATCAGGCTCCTGAGGTTGCCGTTGAGGGAGCGCTGGATGCGGCGAGTGAATGGCCGGATGTGGACATCATTCTCGTAGGGGATCAGGACCGCATTGAACCGCTTCTGACAAAACGGCCGTCCAACCTTTCGGTTAAGCATGCTTCGGAAGTAATCGCCGCAGATGACGAACCTGTACGGGCTGTTCGTCGGAAAAAGGATGCCTCCATGGTTGTAGCAGGCAGACTTGTCAAGGAGAAACAGGCGGAAGCCATGATATCTGCCGGCAATACAGGGGCACTGATGACGACCGGACTGCTTGTCATAGGAAGAATTCCCGGCATTGAGCGCCCCGGTTTGGCTCCGATGATTCCGACGCTGAATGGAAAAGGTGTGCTTGCCCTGGATCTTGGAGCCAACATGGATGCGGAACCTGAACATCTTCTCCAGTATGGCATTATGGGCAGTATATACCGGAACAAGGTTCATGGTCTTGAGAAGCCCAGGATAGGTCTTTTGAATGTCGGAACAGAGGCCAAGAAAGGCAATGAATTAACCAAGGCAGCCTATGAATTATTGGAGCAAGCATCGATTCACTTTGTGGGTAATGTAGAGTCCAGAGAAATTCTTCAGGCTGAATGCGATATCATTGTATGCGATGGCTTTGCCGGCAATATTATGCTAAAAACACTGGAAGGAGCCGCCTCGGCAATCTTCTCCATGCTGAAGACGGAATTTACCAAATCTCTGGCAACCAAACTGGCTGCGTCTGTGTTAAAGCCTGGATTGAAACAGTTTAAAAATAAACTCGATTATACCGAACACGGAGCCGCACCCCTTCTTGGTATCAACGGTCTGGTGCTCAAAAGCCACGGCTCCTCAGACGCCAAAGCCATCAAAAATGCTGTCCGCCAGGCAAGAACGGCACTTCAGCGTGATTTGGTGGGTGCGATTGTATCGGAAATTAATGGGAAGTGAGTGGTCAGTTATGAATTTGATACCAGTAGGAGTGCTGGGCAGCGGGAAATATGT
This Paenibacillus larvae subsp. larvae DNA region includes the following protein-coding sequences:
- the fapR gene encoding transcription factor FapR, whose amino-acid sequence is MVLFIERLPKRQRQQQLLKAIENNPFMTDEELMKLFRVSIQTVRLDRLELGIPELRERIKTMAEKTYDQVKSLPLDEVIGEIIDLQLDHSGISIFEIKEEHVFSRTKIARGHHIFAQANSLAVAVIDDQIALTASAEIKYKRSVKLGEKCIAKAYVKSISKGKANVQVYTYIGEEIVFEGRFLIFHSMKERRTEGGN
- the plsX gene encoding phosphate acyltransferase PlsX, producing the protein MRIVIDAMGGDQAPEVAVEGALDAASEWPDVDIILVGDQDRIEPLLTKRPSNLSVKHASEVIAADDEPVRAVRRKKDASMVVAGRLVKEKQAEAMISAGNTGALMTTGLLVIGRIPGIERPGLAPMIPTLNGKGVLALDLGANMDAEPEHLLQYGIMGSIYRNKVHGLEKPRIGLLNVGTEAKKGNELTKAAYELLEQASIHFVGNVESREILQAECDIIVCDGFAGNIMLKTLEGAASAIFSMLKTEFTKSLATKLAASVLKPGLKQFKNKLDYTEHGAAPLLGINGLVLKSHGSSDAKAIKNAVRQARTALQRDLVGAIVSEINGK